The genomic DNA CCAGCCCCAAGCCAATTCACTCTGCGCCTGAACAAGATCCCAGATATTGACGGTTTGAAAGATGAAAATAATTCCCACCAGAGATAGCCCCATGCTCACTTCGTAGGAGATCATTTGTGAAGCGGAACGAAGCGCGCCCATCATGGAAAATTTGTTGTTGGAAGACCAACCAGCCAAAATCGCGCCGAATACGCTCACACCGCCCACAGCAAAAATGAACAACAAGCCAACGTTCAAATCTGCTACCTGCAAGCGAAAGGAAAAATTAGGTAAATTTTTGGCAAAATATTCGGGAAGATACGGAATCCATTTCAGATACGAAACATTAAAAAATTCCGCCGGTTTGAGGACGCCGGCGAACGGCACAACCGCCACTGCCAAAACTGCCGGCACAAAAGCAAAGAAGATAGCCAAATTGTACATCAATTTATCGTAAACTCCGGGCTTAAAATCTTCTTTGATCAGACATTTAATCGCATCCGCCAGGTTGTTGATAAAGCCCCACATCGCCAATTTTTTCCCAAACGGCAACGGAATAGAAGCACGATTGGCGCCAATCCGATCCTGGAGTACAGCGGACTGTTTTCGCTCCGACCAACTCATCACAGCGCCCATCAAAAACATAAACGCAAATATTCCGCCTGCCAGAATGAAGTACGTCCAAAATTTGACCACATTAATTCCCAGAAAATTCGCTTCCATGCGGTTTGCCTCGTGAAATATGTCTCATCCAAATTACTTTTTTTAAATTAATAAAATTAACAACCACCGCTATTTCGCATTTTGTATCTCGTCAACAGTTCTACCAATGGGGTCAGCTCCCACTTCTTTGAGCACATCAATAAAAAATGTCAATTCGTCATAATTGTTGTCGCCCTTGATCGCACGGCGGAAATTTTGCACGATGCCGTTAAAATTCGTGAAAGAGCCATGTTTTTCCGACGAGATTCGTCCCGCCAGATTATACTTTGCTTTCTCCCAAATTTGATCAGCCATTGCGGACAAAACGATTAAGTTAAGCCCGTCAATTTTTTCCAGCGGCGCGCCGGGACCCCAGACAAAAGCGTACTTGAAATCACTGATCACCATATCTTCGATATCTTTTGCCTCGGGAAAAGTTTTTTTGACGCCCGCCATGTTCGGTGTCTTGTCTTGTTTGATTAAAATATCATCTTCTTTCACTTCGCCGCTCGATTCCTGCCATACCCGGTCTTTTTTGTGAAAAATCCCTTTAATTCCCAGATGAGAAACAAGCTGTTTTGCCAGAGCAAGTTCTTCGTTAGTGGCATAGGCTGACGCGACAAAAGCTGTCTCAGCGGCATGTTCCTTCAACAACGCGGCAACTTCAGACACAAATTTGTTATAGTCAACAGCGTAGTGATTAATTTTTGCGCCGGAAGCCCGGTTTTTTGGCGGAAGAATGTAATATTCCCTGCCGAAATCACACATCCACGATTTATTCACAGCGTCATTTTCTCGCGGACGAACGCGATAAATTTTGTTATCTTTGGTCTCTATCCAGATATTGCATCCGCGCGAACATCCGGCGCACACAGAAGGTGTTTTGTGCAAATACCAGACTCGCTCTTTGAAGCGAAAATATTTTGCTGTAAGCGCACCGACGGGGCAGTTATCGACAACGCAATAGGCATACGGATCATCATCCAGCGTGTCGCCGTGCGCCAAAGCCACGTAAGAACGGTCGCCTCTTTCCACAATTCCCAATTTATTTGTCTTGGAAACTTCCTCTGTGATACGAACGCAGCGCGAACAAGTAATACAGCGTTCCGCGTCGTAAATTATTTTCCTGCCAAAATGATAAAGTTTTTCCTTGGCGACTTTGGTTTCATTGAATCTGGATTTGTCGCCGGAAAATTCCATGTATTGATCCTGAAGCATGCACTCGCCCGCTTTGTCACAAATCGGGCAATCCAACGGATGATTAATAAGTACAAATTCTAAAATAGCTTTGCGAATCTCCGCGACCTCGGGAGTATTCGTGTGAACCGCCATGCCTTCGACGACCGGAGTCATGCACGATGGCTGCGGTTTCGGATTTTTTTCAATCATTACCAGACACATCCGGCAATTTCCGCTGGGAAAAAGGTGTTTATGGTAACAAAACCGCGGAATGTAGATGCCATTTGCCTCGCAAGCGTCAATGAGAAGCGTTCCTGCCGGTACAGTGATTTCCTTACCATCGACCGTAAGCGTTACTTCTTTCATACCTTCTCCTGAAAGCGGACGAATTTACCCGAATAAGGGCAACCGCCTTGTTTTATATGTTCCTCAAATTCTTTTCTGAATTTTTTCACAAAACTATCCACCGGCCCACACGCGGCGTCGCCTAACGGACAAATTGTATGGAAGGCAATGTGCTTGGTGATACTGGTGAGAAGATCGAGGTCCTCCATCTTCCCGTTTCCTTCCTCGATTCGTCTTACAATTCGGTGCAGCCAACCTGTGCCTTCGCGGCAAGGCGTGCACTGACCGCATGATTCATGTTGGTAAAAATGAGTCAAAATTTCCAGTAATTTGACCATGCAAGTGCCCTCGGCAATTACGATTACTGCGCCAGAGCCGAGACTGGAGCCCGCTGCTGTAATGGACTCGTAATCTATGGTCATATCTTTTATGTCTTCAGGTTTCAACACCGGAGTCGAAGACCCGCCGGGAATCACTGCTTTCAATTTTTTGCCGTCGATAATTCCGCCGGCTTCATTGTTCAAAAAATCCATGAACGAATAGCCCAACTCCACTTCATAAACGCCCGGTTTTCGAACATGACCGCTAACGGAAAGCAATTTTGTTCCCGATGATTTTTCCGTGCCGATTTTGTGGTAAGCATCGCCGCCATTGGCAATAATCCACGGCACACTTGCCAGAGTTTCCACGTTGTTAATAATTGTCGGGCATTTGTACAAACCTTCAATTGCCGGAAACGGGGGTTTGTTTCTCGTCTGACCTTTCTTTCCTTCAATGGAATTCATCAGCCCGGTCTCGTCGCCGACAACGTACGCGCCAGCGCCTTTGTGAACGGTGATTTCGCACACAAAATCAGTGCCTTTGAGCGGCTTGCCCAGATAGCCTGTTTCGTAGGCTTCTTTAACAGCGGCTTTCACGCGCTCCAGCGCGAAGCCGTACTCCCCGCGAATGTAAATATAAGCATGTTTGGCACGAATCGCGTAGGACGCAAGAATCATCCCTTCGATTAACATGTGGGGATTTTCTTCCAGAATAACGCGATCTTTGAACGTGCCCGGTTCTCCTTCATCGCCGTTACAAATCAAATAAACCGGTTTATCGTTATCTTT from Calditrichota bacterium includes the following:
- a CDS encoding 2Fe-2S iron-sulfur cluster binding domain-containing protein is translated as MKEVTLTVDGKEITVPAGTLLIDACEANGIYIPRFCYHKHLFPSGNCRMCLVMIEKNPKPQPSCMTPVVEGMAVHTNTPEVAEIRKAILEFVLINHPLDCPICDKAGECMLQDQYMEFSGDKSRFNETKVAKEKLYHFGRKIIYDAERCITCSRCVRITEEVSKTNKLGIVERGDRSYVALAHGDTLDDDPYAYCVVDNCPVGALTAKYFRFKERVWYLHKTPSVCAGCSRGCNIWIETKDNKIYRVRPRENDAVNKSWMCDFGREYYILPPKNRASGAKINHYAVDYNKFVSEVAALLKEHAAETAFVASAYATNEELALAKQLVSHLGIKGIFHKKDRVWQESSGEVKEDDILIKQDKTPNMAGVKKTFPEAKDIEDMVISDFKYAFVWGPGAPLEKIDGLNLIVLSAMADQIWEKAKYNLAGRISSEKHGSFTNFNGIVQNFRRAIKGDNNYDELTFFIDVLKEVGADPIGRTVDEIQNAK
- the nuoF gene encoding NADH-quinone oxidoreductase subunit NuoF; protein product: MSHKKILLNFERNGTSHTLESYLKRGGYQTIAEKIPALSPAEVLEEVKKSAIRGRGGAGFPAGIKWSFLPKDNDKPVYLICNGDEGEPGTFKDRVILEENPHMLIEGMILASYAIRAKHAYIYIRGEYGFALERVKAAVKEAYETGYLGKPLKGTDFVCEITVHKGAGAYVVGDETGLMNSIEGKKGQTRNKPPFPAIEGLYKCPTIINNVETLASVPWIIANGGDAYHKIGTEKSSGTKLLSVSGHVRKPGVYEVELGYSFMDFLNNEAGGIIDGKKLKAVIPGGSSTPVLKPEDIKDMTIDYESITAAGSSLGSGAVIVIAEGTCMVKLLEILTHFYQHESCGQCTPCREGTGWLHRIVRRIEEGNGKMEDLDLLTSITKHIAFHTICPLGDAACGPVDSFVKKFRKEFEEHIKQGGCPYSGKFVRFQEKV
- a CDS encoding NADH-quinone oxidoreductase subunit H, which gives rise to MEANFLGINVVKFWTYFILAGGIFAFMFLMGAVMSWSERKQSAVLQDRIGANRASIPLPFGKKLAMWGFINNLADAIKCLIKEDFKPGVYDKLMYNLAIFFAFVPAVLAVAVVPFAGVLKPAEFFNVSYLKWIPYLPEYFAKNLPNFSFRLQVADLNVGLLFIFAVGGVSVFGAILAGWSSNNKFSMMGALRSASQMISYEVSMGLSLVGIIFIFQTVNIWDLVQAQSELAWGWLPKWGIFVQPLAFFIFLAAAVAENKRVPFDLPEAESEIISGYFTEYSAFKMLLFMFAEFIEIVFVAIMIATFFFGGYTVPYLLADGFYFPGGSYVHLSHATVVILQVLSFQVKVFFFAWFLQQMRWSLPRFRYDQLMQLGWRILLPLAIVNLIITIIIVALGGL